Proteins encoded together in one Kutzneria kofuensis window:
- a CDS encoding MarR family winged helix-turn-helix transcriptional regulator yields the protein MLSQQAPEPRLSYLVGRLDRALRLLIEDAVRPHGLTVPQYTTLSVLQRQTGLSNAQLARRAMTTPQSMSEVIAALTKAGLIRREADPAHGRIMRTELTPAGEAVLEKCEPLINEIEARMLTELSAGDRDRLPVLLRSCVRMLSSGSEN from the coding sequence GTGCTTTCCCAGCAAGCGCCGGAACCGCGGCTGAGCTATCTCGTCGGCCGGCTGGACCGTGCCCTGCGGCTGCTCATCGAGGACGCCGTGCGCCCGCACGGCCTGACCGTGCCGCAGTACACGACGCTGTCCGTGCTGCAGCGGCAGACCGGTCTGTCCAACGCGCAGCTGGCCCGGCGCGCGATGACCACGCCGCAGTCGATGAGCGAGGTGATCGCGGCGCTGACCAAGGCCGGGCTGATCCGCCGCGAGGCCGACCCGGCGCACGGCCGGATCATGCGCACCGAGCTCACCCCGGCCGGCGAGGCCGTGCTGGAGAAGTGCGAGCCCCTGATCAACGAGATCGAGGCGCGCATGCTCACCGAGCTGTCCGCCGGCGACCGCGACCGGCTGCCGGTGCTGCTGCGCAGCTGCGTGCGCATGCTCAGCTCCGGCTCGGAGAACTGA
- a CDS encoding p-hydroxycinnamoyl CoA hydratase/lyase, protein MAEMGEWKTVRVDVVDGIGWVELNRPDKRNAMSPTLNAEMIDVLHTLEADRSCGVVVLTGAGEAWSAGMDLKEYFREVDESGDEALQARVRRDSFEWHWRLLRNYAKPTIAMVNGWCFGGAFVPLIGCDLAIAADEAKFGLSEINWGIPPGGLVSRALAETVGSREALFYIMTGRLFDGQQAARMGLVNSSVPLARLRDEVESLAKELLDKNPVVLRAAKIGFRNCRNMDTDGALDYLYAKLEQSQFLDKEKGRQQGLQQFLDDKTIRPGLQAYTR, encoded by the coding sequence ATGGCGGAGATGGGCGAATGGAAGACGGTCCGCGTCGACGTGGTCGACGGGATCGGGTGGGTCGAGCTGAACCGGCCGGACAAGCGCAACGCGATGAGCCCGACGCTGAACGCCGAGATGATCGACGTGCTGCACACGCTCGAGGCCGACCGCTCGTGCGGGGTCGTGGTGCTGACCGGCGCGGGCGAGGCGTGGTCGGCGGGGATGGACCTCAAGGAGTACTTCCGCGAGGTCGACGAGTCCGGCGACGAGGCGCTGCAGGCCCGGGTGCGCCGCGACTCGTTCGAGTGGCACTGGCGGCTGCTGCGCAACTACGCCAAGCCCACCATCGCCATGGTCAACGGCTGGTGCTTCGGCGGCGCGTTCGTCCCGCTGATCGGCTGCGACCTGGCCATCGCCGCCGACGAGGCCAAGTTCGGCCTGTCCGAGATCAACTGGGGCATCCCGCCGGGCGGCCTGGTGTCCAGGGCGCTGGCCGAGACCGTCGGCTCCCGGGAGGCGCTGTTCTACATCATGACCGGACGGCTGTTCGACGGTCAGCAGGCGGCGCGGATGGGCCTGGTCAACTCCAGCGTGCCGCTGGCCCGGCTGCGTGACGAGGTGGAGTCGCTGGCCAAGGAGCTGCTGGACAAGAACCCGGTGGTGCTGCGCGCGGCCAAGATCGGCTTCCGGAACTGCCGGAACATGGACACCGACGGGGCGCTGGACTACCTGTACGCCAAGCTGGAGCAGTCCCAGTTCCTGGACAAGGAGAAGGGCCGCCAGCAGGGCCTGCAGCAGTTCCTGGACGACAAGACCATCCGCCCCGGATTGCAGGCCTACACGCGGTGA
- the mptB gene encoding polyprenol phosphomannose-dependent alpha 1,6 mannosyltransferase MptB, protein MPLGPTRLTPLVTVEPPPEPARVWPFPIRTALLGLAGMVLIAGGGMGAGATLIHDPLLANGAFNWIRYGHGMMLATWILYVGLGLSIWAWIRLGRHARAGRVNHAYMIRVIVMWIAPLLIAPPLFSKDVYSYLAQGDLALHGLDPYGVGPSALPSALSDNVSIVWQNTPSPYGPLFVLLAKGIVAVTGDGLTSLISGVIAMRLVLAIGFAMLWWALPRLCAKLGGNSSVALWLVGANPLLVVHLIGGAHNDMLMIGLMAVGVVFVLDRKHVAGVALLALAFSVKATAVIALPFLIWVWMRHIPLGTRSYRFVRAASAAIGVFGGVFVLCTLAAGVDLGWIPALGGSSIVINWLSLPSGIGQACYTVLSWFVGLGDVQPFVTVARTLGTLLLLYILVKQWWLAREGGNDAIRRAAVCMAAFALLAPVTLPWYFSWALVLGAGFAWGTAGLTLAACGSVWLLLITYPSGGTALYDWGYLFVILGVSVLAAVSLLKPDPLKLSLRTISDAPEKALRHHP, encoded by the coding sequence GTGCCGCTCGGCCCTACGCGGCTGACGCCCCTGGTGACGGTCGAGCCGCCGCCCGAACCCGCGCGCGTGTGGCCGTTCCCGATCCGAACGGCGCTGCTCGGCCTGGCCGGCATGGTGCTGATCGCCGGCGGCGGCATGGGCGCGGGCGCCACCCTGATCCACGACCCGCTGCTGGCCAACGGCGCGTTCAACTGGATCCGCTACGGGCACGGCATGATGCTGGCCACCTGGATCCTGTACGTGGGCCTGGGCCTGTCGATCTGGGCGTGGATCCGGCTCGGCCGGCACGCCCGGGCCGGCCGCGTGAACCACGCGTACATGATCCGGGTCATCGTCATGTGGATCGCGCCGCTGCTGATCGCGCCGCCGCTGTTCAGCAAGGACGTCTACAGCTACCTCGCGCAGGGCGACCTGGCGCTGCACGGCCTCGACCCGTACGGCGTCGGCCCGTCCGCGCTGCCCAGCGCCCTGTCGGACAACGTCAGCATCGTCTGGCAGAACACGCCGTCGCCGTACGGGCCGCTGTTCGTGCTGCTGGCCAAGGGCATCGTCGCCGTCACCGGCGACGGCCTGACCAGCCTCATCAGCGGCGTCATCGCCATGCGGCTGGTGCTGGCCATCGGCTTCGCCATGCTGTGGTGGGCGCTGCCGCGGCTGTGCGCCAAGCTCGGCGGCAACTCCTCGGTCGCGCTGTGGCTGGTCGGCGCCAACCCGCTGCTGGTGGTGCACCTGATCGGCGGCGCCCACAACGACATGCTGATGATCGGCCTGATGGCCGTCGGCGTGGTGTTCGTGCTTGACCGCAAGCACGTCGCCGGCGTGGCGCTGCTCGCGCTGGCGTTCTCGGTGAAGGCCACCGCCGTCATCGCGCTGCCGTTCCTGATCTGGGTGTGGATGCGGCACATCCCGCTGGGCACCCGCAGCTACCGGTTCGTCCGGGCCGCGTCGGCGGCGATCGGGGTTTTCGGCGGCGTGTTCGTGCTGTGCACGCTGGCCGCGGGCGTGGATCTGGGCTGGATCCCGGCGCTCGGCGGATCGTCCATCGTGATCAACTGGCTGTCGCTGCCGTCCGGCATCGGGCAGGCCTGCTACACCGTGCTGAGCTGGTTCGTCGGCCTCGGCGACGTGCAGCCGTTCGTCACCGTCGCCCGCACCCTCGGCACGCTTCTGCTGCTGTACATCCTGGTCAAGCAGTGGTGGCTGGCCCGGGAGGGCGGCAACGACGCCATCCGGCGGGCCGCGGTCTGCATGGCCGCCTTCGCCCTGCTGGCCCCCGTGACACTGCCCTGGTACTTCAGCTGGGCGCTCGTGCTGGGCGCCGGCTTCGCGTGGGGCACCGCCGGGTTGACGCTGGCCGCGTGCGGCTCCGTGTGGCTGCTGCTGATCACCTATCCGTCCGGCGGCACCGCCCTGTACGACTGGGGCTACCTGTTCGTCATCCTCGGCGTGTCCGTGCTGGCCGCCGTGTCGCTGCTCAAGCCCGATCCGCTCAAGCTGTCGCTGCGGACCATCTCCGACGCCCCGGAGAAGGCGCTGAGGCATCACCCGTGA
- a CDS encoding NAD(P)/FAD-dependent oxidoreductase, protein MKGLVLGGGLAGTLAAVALAEHCDNVIIVERDRMPSGPEPRKGVPQGRHVHNLMSTGARAIDDLLPGTIDALVAAGGQRIDVPRRLVSYALGTWNRRYPSNQTFVSASRPLLDWTVRRRALDTGRLEYVESTDVIGLAGGADKVTGALVRDRDTKREYELTADFVVDATGRSSATPSWLTDLGLPAVTEERFGAGIGYASRTFQAPPGSDPEFPVVSIASEPKSDRYARGGVLMPIEDGKWMVTFGGLPGGEPPTDEDGFMTFARNLSHPLLADLMASALPLGPVAGYRTADNRRLRYDLIRPWPEGFVVVGDAASAFNPVYGHGMSVAARNALSIRNGLRRHGKVAGTARIIQASVTSGGLDAWQLAVGQDTRSQERLEGRTPDLKSRLLYAYTDRMARVARGRQDLFALQMDVYTLTAPAGRVFSPQAVLGTLLGPVDPPVLEPPLTAAEQRVFA, encoded by the coding sequence GTGAAGGGACTGGTACTGGGCGGCGGTCTCGCCGGCACGCTGGCGGCCGTCGCCCTCGCCGAGCACTGCGACAACGTGATCATCGTGGAGCGGGACCGGATGCCCTCCGGTCCCGAGCCGCGCAAGGGGGTGCCGCAGGGCCGGCACGTGCACAACCTGATGTCGACCGGGGCCCGTGCCATCGACGATCTGCTGCCCGGCACGATCGACGCGCTGGTGGCGGCCGGCGGGCAGCGCATCGACGTGCCGCGGCGGCTCGTCTCGTACGCGCTGGGCACCTGGAACCGCCGCTATCCCAGCAACCAGACGTTCGTCTCGGCTTCGAGGCCGCTGCTGGACTGGACGGTCCGGCGGCGGGCTCTGGACACCGGCCGGCTGGAGTACGTCGAGAGCACGGACGTGATCGGCCTGGCCGGCGGCGCGGACAAGGTGACCGGCGCGCTGGTGCGGGACCGGGACACCAAGCGGGAGTACGAGCTGACCGCCGACTTCGTGGTCGACGCCACGGGCCGGTCCTCGGCGACGCCGAGCTGGCTGACCGACCTCGGGCTGCCGGCCGTCACCGAGGAGCGGTTCGGGGCCGGAATCGGCTATGCCAGCCGGACCTTCCAGGCGCCGCCGGGCAGCGACCCGGAGTTCCCGGTGGTCAGCATCGCGTCCGAGCCGAAGTCCGACCGGTACGCGCGCGGCGGCGTGCTGATGCCGATCGAGGACGGCAAGTGGATGGTCACCTTCGGCGGGCTGCCGGGCGGCGAGCCGCCGACCGACGAGGACGGATTCATGACGTTCGCCCGAAACCTGAGCCATCCTCTGCTCGCGGACCTGATGGCCAGCGCCTTGCCGCTCGGACCGGTGGCCGGGTACCGCACCGCCGACAACCGGCGGCTGCGCTACGACCTGATCCGGCCGTGGCCGGAGGGCTTCGTCGTGGTCGGCGACGCCGCCAGCGCGTTCAATCCCGTGTACGGGCACGGCATGTCCGTGGCCGCCCGCAACGCGCTGTCCATCCGCAACGGCTTGCGCCGGCACGGAAAGGTCGCCGGCACGGCCCGGATCATCCAGGCGTCGGTGACCAGCGGCGGCCTCGACGCGTGGCAGCTGGCGGTCGGGCAGGACACGCGGAGCCAGGAGCGGCTCGAAGGCCGGACCCCGGACCTGAAGTCCCGGCTGCTGTACGCGTACACCGACCGGATGGCGCGGGTCGCGCGTGGGCGGCAGGACCTGTTCGCACTGCAGATGGACGTCTACACGCTGACGGCGCCGGCCGGCCGTGTGTTCTCGCCGCAGGCAGTGCTGGGGACGCTGCTCGGTCCGGTCGACCCGCCGGTGCTCGAACCGCCGCTGACCGCGGCGGAGCAACGAGTTTTCGCCTAG
- a CDS encoding Rv2175c family DNA-binding protein, with product MSAIPVAADVLSPDLEVLPLPDVAERLGVPVTRVHQMLRDGQLLACRRDGILIVPALFLAGDTVVKGLSGTITVLKDSGYAEDEILTWLFTADDTLPGTPIEALRGDRGREVKRRAQASAF from the coding sequence GTGAGTGCCATCCCCGTCGCTGCCGACGTGCTCAGCCCCGACCTGGAAGTCCTGCCCCTGCCCGACGTCGCCGAGCGGCTCGGCGTGCCCGTGACGAGGGTGCACCAGATGCTGCGCGACGGCCAGCTGCTCGCCTGCCGCCGGGACGGGATCCTGATCGTCCCGGCCCTGTTCCTGGCCGGCGACACCGTCGTGAAGGGCCTGTCCGGCACCATCACCGTGCTCAAGGACTCCGGCTACGCCGAGGACGAGATCCTCACCTGGCTGTTCACCGCCGACGACACCCTGCCCGGCACACCCATCGAGGCGCTGCGCGGCGACCGCGGCCGCGAGGTCAAACGCCGCGCCCAGGCCAGCGCCTTCTGA
- the pknB gene encoding Stk1 family PASTA domain-containing Ser/Thr kinase, giving the protein MGTQSANLIGGLLEQRYRVNTLLARGGMSTVYRGVDTRLERPVAIKVMDPRFSDDQSFIDRFVREARTAAQLHHPGVVGVYDQGVDRSPTGDHVFLVMELVDGGTLRDLLRERGALEPALALSVLEQVLSALGAAHRAGLVHRDVKPENVLIGRGGAVKVADFGLVRAMASANTTSDDMILGTVAYLSPEQVATGASDPRSDVYSAGILLYEMLTGVPPYTGDNPISVAYRHVNDDVPPPSEAATGSIPPALDDLVLRATRRDPALRPLDADALLAEVHRTAMSLGLKTVPVPMVAASPQPDATIRVRDDGPPTEKFSPITAATPVPSLAPTMVAPPAPPLNPMGPMGTRAMSRADIEANAVTARHAPIRAQSPADRYQQQRTKSRRAFFIWMAVIVVLAAAIATTAWWLGSGQWAQVPTVKGLPSAAAEQKIRDANLQFTEKNVPSNDVPKGVVVDVSPGEQQQVRRGSSVELSVSQGKPVVPTVQPGSDPAVADKLLSEQGLQSLRDANKDDFSENVPAGKVLKLLPNPGTQVNVGSAVVVVLSKGPAPKKVPSVVGMPHDQAFQALQQAGFQPVDGPAEFSDQVDNGKVIRTNPGAGSTVPGGDNNQVTVIVSNAVVVPDLTNMNAEDARNTLKGLGLDIDVQGFFGGKNGRVFAQDQPPGSRVKPGSKITVHVFP; this is encoded by the coding sequence GTGGGAACCCAGAGCGCGAACCTGATCGGGGGGCTGCTGGAGCAGCGGTACCGGGTCAACACCCTGCTGGCGCGCGGCGGGATGTCCACGGTCTACCGGGGTGTCGACACCCGCCTGGAACGGCCGGTGGCCATCAAGGTGATGGATCCGAGGTTCTCCGACGACCAGTCGTTCATCGACCGGTTCGTCCGGGAGGCCCGCACCGCCGCCCAGCTGCACCACCCCGGCGTCGTCGGCGTGTACGACCAGGGCGTGGACCGGTCGCCGACCGGTGACCACGTCTTCCTGGTGATGGAGCTCGTGGACGGCGGCACGCTGCGTGACCTGCTGCGCGAGCGCGGGGCGCTGGAGCCGGCACTGGCGCTGAGCGTGCTGGAGCAGGTGCTGTCGGCGCTCGGCGCGGCGCACCGGGCGGGCCTGGTGCACCGGGACGTGAAGCCGGAGAACGTGCTGATCGGCCGCGGCGGCGCGGTCAAGGTCGCCGACTTCGGCCTGGTCCGGGCCATGGCCAGCGCGAACACGACCAGTGACGACATGATTCTCGGCACGGTGGCGTACCTGTCCCCCGAGCAGGTGGCGACGGGCGCCTCGGATCCGCGCAGCGACGTCTACTCGGCCGGCATCCTGCTGTACGAGATGCTGACGGGCGTGCCGCCGTACACCGGCGACAACCCGATCTCGGTGGCGTACCGGCACGTGAACGACGACGTGCCGCCGCCGAGCGAGGCCGCCACCGGCAGCATCCCGCCCGCCCTCGACGACCTGGTCCTGCGGGCCACCCGGCGCGACCCGGCGCTGCGCCCGCTGGACGCCGACGCGCTGCTGGCCGAGGTGCACCGCACGGCCATGTCGCTGGGCCTCAAGACGGTGCCGGTGCCGATGGTGGCGGCCAGCCCGCAGCCGGACGCGACGATCCGGGTCCGCGACGACGGCCCGCCGACGGAGAAGTTCAGCCCGATCACGGCGGCCACGCCGGTGCCGTCGCTGGCGCCGACGATGGTCGCGCCGCCGGCGCCGCCGCTGAACCCGATGGGTCCGATGGGCACGAGGGCGATGTCGCGAGCGGACATCGAGGCGAACGCCGTCACCGCGCGGCACGCCCCGATCCGCGCCCAGTCGCCGGCCGACCGGTACCAGCAGCAGCGCACGAAGAGCCGCCGCGCGTTCTTCATCTGGATGGCGGTGATCGTGGTGCTTGCGGCGGCGATCGCCACCACGGCGTGGTGGCTGGGCTCGGGCCAGTGGGCGCAGGTGCCGACCGTGAAGGGCCTGCCGTCGGCGGCCGCCGAGCAGAAGATCCGGGACGCCAACCTGCAGTTCACCGAGAAGAACGTGCCCAGCAACGATGTGCCCAAGGGCGTCGTGGTGGACGTGTCGCCGGGCGAGCAGCAGCAGGTGCGACGCGGCTCCTCGGTGGAGCTGAGCGTGTCGCAGGGCAAGCCGGTGGTGCCGACCGTGCAGCCCGGCTCCGATCCGGCGGTGGCCGACAAGCTGCTCTCCGAGCAGGGCCTGCAGTCGCTGCGGGACGCCAACAAGGACGACTTCAGCGAGAACGTGCCGGCCGGCAAGGTGCTCAAGCTGCTGCCGAATCCGGGCACGCAGGTGAACGTCGGCTCGGCGGTGGTGGTCGTGCTGAGCAAGGGCCCGGCGCCGAAGAAGGTGCCGTCGGTCGTCGGGATGCCGCACGACCAGGCGTTCCAGGCGCTGCAGCAGGCCGGCTTCCAGCCGGTGGACGGGCCGGCCGAGTTCAGCGACCAGGTCGACAACGGCAAGGTGATCCGGACCAACCCGGGCGCCGGCTCCACGGTGCCCGGCGGCGACAACAACCAGGTGACGGTCATCGTCTCCAACGCCGTGGTGGTGCCCGACCTGACCAACATGAACGCCGAGGACGCCCGCAACACGCTGAAGGGGCTCGGCCTGGACATCGACGTGCAGGGCTTCTTCGGCGGCAAGAACGGCAGGGTCTTCGCCCAGGACCAGCCGCCGGGCAGCCGGGTCAAGCCCGGCTCGAAGATCACCGTGCACGTGTTCCCGTGA
- a CDS encoding SPFH domain-containing protein, whose protein sequence is MDASVLVIVGGAVVALIVLFIILRVLWRVAEPNEAMIISGLGAKRIQVGEDSLGFKIVTGKGTLVMPGFQTARRLSLDTRSAEIVVSCVTKQGIPVRVQGAVIYKVGDDFVSIANAARRFLDQQNAMDTRIHSVFAGHLRSIIGALTVEELIRDRERLTAEVRSSSANEMSKLGLVVDSLQIQEIDDASGYIANLGKPHAAAVAAQARIAEAQRDQEATEAEQIAAANKASAWRDSQIKQSAFQAEIDQASARTKQAGPLAEATARQEVVVQETKAAQLEADLSEQRLQSQVRKPADAKAYETRTLADADRDAQIARAQAQAKETELRAAADATRVKAAAQAEAEATKARGEAEAAATRATGEAEAAAARAQGLAQAEAARAKGLAEAEAIQARAAALAENQEAVVAQELAENWPAIVAAGASAFSNVDNMVVLNGAEGVTELFTKALSLGGAGFGMARQLMDSMQLAKPAEKAATNGSVDDDFGLSLPKTEI, encoded by the coding sequence ATGGACGCGAGCGTATTAGTGATCGTCGGCGGCGCGGTCGTCGCCCTGATCGTGCTGTTCATCATCCTGCGGGTGCTCTGGCGGGTGGCGGAGCCCAACGAGGCCATGATCATCTCCGGCCTCGGCGCCAAGCGCATCCAGGTCGGCGAGGACAGCCTCGGATTCAAGATCGTCACAGGCAAGGGCACCCTGGTGATGCCCGGCTTCCAGACCGCGCGCCGGCTGTCGCTGGACACGCGGTCGGCGGAGATCGTGGTGTCCTGCGTGACCAAGCAGGGCATCCCGGTGCGGGTGCAGGGCGCGGTGATCTACAAGGTGGGCGACGACTTCGTGTCCATCGCCAACGCCGCGCGCCGCTTCCTCGACCAGCAGAACGCCATGGACACCAGGATCCACAGCGTCTTCGCCGGCCACCTGCGCTCCATCATCGGCGCGCTGACCGTCGAGGAGCTGATCCGGGACCGCGAGCGGCTCACCGCCGAGGTGCGCAGCTCGTCCGCGAACGAGATGAGCAAGCTGGGCCTGGTCGTCGACTCGCTGCAGATCCAGGAGATCGACGACGCGTCCGGCTACATCGCCAACCTGGGCAAGCCGCACGCCGCCGCGGTCGCCGCGCAGGCCCGCATCGCCGAGGCGCAGCGGGACCAGGAGGCCACCGAGGCGGAGCAGATCGCCGCCGCGAACAAGGCGTCCGCGTGGCGTGACAGCCAGATCAAGCAGTCGGCGTTCCAGGCCGAGATCGACCAGGCGTCGGCCCGCACCAAGCAGGCCGGCCCGCTGGCCGAGGCGACCGCCCGCCAGGAGGTCGTCGTGCAGGAGACCAAGGCCGCCCAGCTGGAGGCCGACCTGTCCGAGCAGCGCCTGCAGTCGCAGGTCCGCAAGCCCGCGGACGCCAAGGCGTACGAGACCAGGACGCTGGCCGACGCCGACCGTGACGCGCAGATCGCCCGGGCCCAGGCGCAGGCCAAGGAGACGGAACTGCGGGCGGCGGCGGACGCCACCCGGGTGAAGGCGGCGGCGCAGGCCGAGGCCGAGGCCACCAAGGCCCGCGGTGAGGCGGAGGCGGCGGCCACCAGGGCCACCGGTGAGGCCGAGGCCGCGGCGGCGCGGGCGCAGGGCCTGGCCCAGGCGGAAGCCGCGCGGGCCAAGGGTCTCGCCGAGGCCGAGGCGATCCAGGCGCGGGCGGCCGCGCTGGCCGAGAACCAGGAAGCCGTTGTGGCGCAGGAACTCGCCGAGAACTGGCCGGCCATCGTGGCGGCCGGCGCGTCGGCGTTCTCCAACGTGGACAACATGGTTGTGCTCAACGGCGCCGAGGGCGTGACGGAGCTGTTCACCAAGGCGCTGTCGCTGGGCGGCGCCGGCTTCGGCATGGCCCGCCAGCTGATGGACTCGATGCAGCTGGCCAAGCCGGCCGAGAAGGCCGCCACCAACGGGTCGGTCGACGACGACTTCGGGCTTTCCCTGCCGAAGACGGAGATCTAA
- a CDS encoding long-chain-fatty-acid--CoA ligase: MKSLMQDVPLTLDVVLHRCRETGANVEVVSVTPAGPVRTTWGEIGRRATALAGVLDGLGVAPGGRVATFAWNTHRHVELFLGVPCAGRVVHGVNVRLTDDEILYQLRNARDEVLFVDASLTDRVAAFADRLPVEQVVVLDDGAPVNPAFADSRRYEDLVQAAPDVEPVATAAPDDAAWICYTSGTTGLPKGVVSSHLACLFHSMSSMTVDSHAVSREDVLLAVTPLFHVNAWGLTYTTALANAKLVLPGRDASGGALAALIEAERVTVAAAVPTVWVDLLGPASEPYDLSSMRRVLCGGAPATRSLLDEVARRGLVFHKGWGMTEMLPSGTMQVQPPELDLDSPAGALTRVGKPSAGVRVRLVGPDGEVLPWDGRTTGELETSGPWVIKAYLDPDDDSNDSRFHDGWLRTGDLAVIHPDATVEIVDRVKDVIKSGGEWISSLALEQALAAHPGVAQCAVVAVPHDKWGERPAAAVVAADGTSPCADDLAEFLAERVPRWWLPERIVVLDELPLTTVGKYDKKALRARLSSPSRS; this comes from the coding sequence GTGAAGTCGTTGATGCAGGACGTCCCGCTGACGCTCGACGTGGTGCTGCACCGCTGCCGCGAGACCGGGGCGAACGTCGAAGTGGTGTCGGTGACGCCGGCCGGACCGGTGCGCACGACCTGGGGTGAGATCGGCCGCCGGGCCACCGCTCTGGCCGGTGTGCTGGACGGGCTCGGCGTGGCGCCGGGCGGACGGGTGGCGACCTTCGCCTGGAACACACACCGGCATGTGGAGCTGTTCCTGGGCGTGCCCTGCGCGGGCCGTGTCGTGCACGGCGTGAACGTCCGGCTGACCGACGACGAGATCCTCTACCAGCTGCGCAACGCCCGGGACGAGGTGCTGTTCGTCGACGCCTCGCTGACGGACCGGGTGGCCGCGTTCGCGGACCGGCTACCGGTCGAACAGGTTGTCGTCCTCGACGACGGCGCACCGGTCAATCCGGCGTTCGCCGACTCGCGACGTTACGAGGACCTCGTTCAAGCGGCCCCGGACGTGGAGCCGGTCGCGACCGCGGCGCCCGACGACGCCGCCTGGATCTGCTACACGAGCGGCACGACCGGCCTGCCCAAGGGTGTGGTGTCCTCACATCTGGCGTGCCTGTTCCACTCCATGTCGTCCATGACCGTCGATTCGCACGCGGTGTCCCGAGAGGACGTCCTGCTCGCGGTCACGCCGCTGTTCCACGTCAACGCCTGGGGCCTGACCTATACGACGGCGCTGGCCAACGCCAAGCTCGTGCTGCCCGGCCGGGACGCGAGCGGCGGCGCGCTGGCCGCGTTGATCGAGGCGGAGCGGGTGACGGTCGCCGCGGCCGTGCCGACGGTGTGGGTCGACCTGCTCGGCCCCGCCTCCGAGCCGTACGACCTGTCCTCGATGCGCCGCGTGCTGTGCGGCGGCGCGCCCGCGACCCGGTCCCTGCTGGACGAGGTGGCCCGCCGTGGCCTGGTGTTCCACAAGGGCTGGGGCATGACGGAGATGCTGCCCAGCGGCACCATGCAGGTGCAGCCGCCGGAGTTGGACCTGGACAGCCCGGCCGGCGCGCTGACCCGGGTCGGCAAGCCGTCGGCCGGCGTGCGGGTGCGGCTGGTCGGCCCGGACGGCGAGGTGCTGCCGTGGGACGGCAGGACCACCGGCGAGCTGGAGACCAGCGGCCCGTGGGTGATCAAGGCCTACCTCGACCCGGACGACGACAGCAACGACAGCCGGTTCCACGACGGCTGGCTGCGCACCGGGGACCTCGCGGTGATCCATCCGGACGCCACCGTGGAGATCGTCGACCGGGTCAAGGACGTGATCAAGTCCGGCGGCGAGTGGATCAGCTCGCTGGCCCTCGAACAGGCGCTGGCCGCCCACCCGGGCGTCGCCCAGTGCGCGGTCGTGGCCGTGCCGCACGACAAGTGGGGCGAACGCCCGGCCGCGGCCGTGGTGGCGGCCGACGGCACCTCGCCGTGCGCCGACGACCTGGCCGAGTTCCTGGCCGAGCGGGTGCCGCGGTGGTGGCTGCCGGAGCGGATCGTGGTGCTGGACGAGCTGCCGCTGACCACCGTCGGCAAGTACGACAAGAAGGCGCTGCGGGCCCGGCTCAGTTCTCCGAGCCGGAGCTGA
- a CDS encoding phytoene/squalene synthase family protein, which produces MSLEAAYARCRRLNAHHGKTFYLATLLLPADRRPAVHALYGFARLADEVVDNPGSSPATELDSLERQLKAALTGSSFEHPVLAALADTVGRYDIEHALFAEFLASMRMDLHQSEYASYAELRTYMRGSAEVIGLQMLPVLGTCASGAEPYAAALGEAFQLTNFLRDVAEDLDRGRVYLPADELAAFGVDRALLEWCRASGRGDRRVRAALAHLAARTRAVYRYAALGIPLLAPESRPCVSVAFTLYQGILDELAARDYDVFGRRAVVPTSRRLAVALPGLVRAFLAR; this is translated from the coding sequence GTGAGCCTGGAGGCCGCGTACGCCCGGTGCCGCCGGCTCAACGCGCACCACGGCAAGACGTTCTACCTGGCCACCCTGCTGCTGCCCGCCGACCGGCGGCCCGCCGTGCACGCCCTGTACGGCTTCGCCCGGCTCGCCGACGAGGTCGTGGACAACCCCGGCTCGTCGCCGGCGACCGAGCTGGACTCGTTGGAACGGCAGCTGAAGGCGGCGCTGACGGGGTCCTCCTTCGAGCATCCCGTGCTGGCCGCGCTGGCCGACACCGTCGGCCGGTACGACATCGAGCACGCCCTGTTCGCCGAGTTCCTCGCCTCGATGCGGATGGACCTGCACCAGTCCGAGTACGCCTCGTACGCGGAGCTGCGGACGTACATGCGGGGCTCCGCCGAGGTCATCGGGCTGCAGATGCTGCCCGTCCTCGGGACCTGTGCCTCCGGCGCCGAGCCGTACGCCGCCGCCCTGGGCGAGGCGTTCCAGCTGACGAACTTCCTGCGGGACGTCGCCGAGGACCTCGACCGCGGGCGCGTCTACCTGCCCGCCGACGAGCTGGCCGCCTTCGGCGTCGACCGGGCGCTGCTGGAGTGGTGCCGGGCGTCGGGGCGTGGGGACCGCCGCGTTCGGGCCGCCCTGGCCCACCTGGCCGCCCGCACGCGGGCCGTCTACCGCTACGCCGCTCTCGGCATCCCGCTGCTGGCCCCCGAGTCGCGGCCGTGCGTGTCCGTGGCCTTCACCCTGTACCAGGGCATCCTCGACGAGCTCGCCGCCCGGGACTACGACGTCTTCGGCCGGCGGGCCGTCGTGCCGACCAGCCGCCGGCTCGCCGTGGCGCTGCCGGGGCTGGTCCGCGCTTTCCTCGCCCGTTAG